Proteins encoded by one window of Elaeis guineensis isolate ETL-2024a chromosome 12, EG11, whole genome shotgun sequence:
- the LOC105055423 gene encoding 2-methylpropanoate--CoA ligase CCL4 isoform X1 encodes MYEMHFGVPMSGAVLNTINLRLDARTISVLLRHSGSKLIFVDPLSLPLLHDALHLLPHSHQPPRVVPIEDPYEENANSSVLSAAGGGLTYEKLIEMGDPEFKWVRPKSDWDPMVLNYTSGTTSAPKGVVHCHRGLYIVTVDSLIDWSIPKRPVYLWTLPMFHANGWSYPWGIAAAGGTNVCLRRFDAATIYAALATHRVTHMCGAPVVLNMLANAPDSTRKPLPGTVQILTGGSPPPAAVLHRVEALGFSVGHGYGLTETGGMALSCTWKAEWDRLPAAERARLKSRQGVRTLAMTDIDVIDRATGQSVKRDGATMGEIVLRGGYVMLGYLKDEDGTSRAVRPDGWFYTGDVGVMHADGYVEIKDRSKDVIISGGENVSSVEVESVLYGHPAVNEVAVVARPDDYWGETTCAFVSMKEGVAAPPTEAEVIAWCRERMPHYMAPKTVVLKPELPKTSTGKVQKYLLREMAKAMGSPRPSRM; translated from the coding sequence ATGTACGAGATGCACTTCGGCGTCCCGATGAGCGGCGCCGTCCTCAACACCATCAACCTCCGCCTCGACGCCCGCACCATCTCCGTCCTCCTCCGCCACAGCGGCTCCAAGCTCATCTTCGTCGATCCCCTGTCCCTTCCCCTGCTCCACGACGCGCTCCACCTCCTCCCCCACTCCCACCAACCCCCCCGGGTGGTCCCCATCGAGGACCCCTACGAAGAGAACGCCAATAGCTCAGTACTTTCCGCCGCCGGCGGTGGCCTCACCTATGAGAAATTGATCGAGATGGGCGACCCGGAGTTCAAGTGGGTCCGCCCCAAGAGCGACTGGGACCCCATGGTCCTCAACTACACGTCCGGCACCACCTCCGCCCCTAAAGGCGTCGTCCACTGCCATCGCGGCCTCTACATCGTCACCGTCGACTCCCTCATCGACTGGTCCATCCCCAAGCGCCCGGTCTATCTCTGGACCCTCCCCATGTTCCACGCCAACGGCTGGAGCTACCCCTGGGGCATCGCCGCGGCCGGCGGCACCAACGTCTGCCTCCGCCGCTTCGACGCCGCCACCATCTACGCCGCCCTCGCCACCCACCGCGTGACCCACATGTGCGGCGCCCCCGTGGTCCTCAACATGCTCGCCAACGCCCCGGACTCCACCCGCAAGCCCCTACCCGGCACGGTCCAGATCCTCACCGGGGGCTCTCCACCACCAGCGGCGGTGCTCCACCGAGTGGAGGCACTCGGCTTCTCTGTTGGCCACGGGTACGGGCTGACCGAGACAGGAGGAATGGCGCTGTCCTGCACGTGGAAGGCGGAGTGGGACCGGCTGCCCGCGGCGGAGCGGGCCAGACTCAAATCGCGACAAGGGGTTCGAACTTTGGCCATGACGGATATCGACGTCATCGACAGAGCCACCGGCCAGAGCGTCAAGCGAGACGGTGCCACCATGGGAGAGATAGTCCTCCGCGGCGGGTATGTGATGCTCGGTTACTTAAAAGACGAAGACGGGACTAGCCGGGCGGTGCGGCCGGACGGCTGGTTCTACACCGGCGACGTGGGCGTTATGCATGCGGACGGGTACGTGGAGATCAAGGACCGGTCCAAGGACGTGATCATAAGCGGCGGCGAGAATGTGAGCTCGGTGGAGGTGGAGTCGGTGCTGTATGGCCACCCGGCGGTGAACGAGGTGGCGGTGGTGGCGCGTCCGGACGACTACTGGGGGGAGACCACCTGCGCGTTTGTTAGCATGAAGGAAGGGGTGGCGGCGCCGCCGACGGAGGCGGAAGTGATTGCATGGTGCCGAGAGAGGATGCCTCACTACATGGCGCCGAAGACGGTGGTGCTCAAGCCGGAACTTCCCAAGACATCAACGGGGAAGGTTCAGAAGTATCTTCTGAGGGAGATGGCCAAGGCGATGGGATCCCCTCGGCCGAGTCGGATGTAG
- the LOC105055425 gene encoding 2-methylpropanoate--CoA ligase CCL4 isoform X1: MDRMKPNAANSCPLTPLCFLERTATVYGNCPSVIYRRTVFTWSQTLRRCLRLASSLSSLGISRGDVVSVLAPNVPAMYEMHFGVPMSGAVLNTINLRLDARTISVLLRHSGSKLIFVDPQSLPLLYDALCLLPHSHQPPRVVPIEDPYEENANSSVLSAAVGGLTYEKLIEMGDPEFKWVRPKSEWDPMVLNYTSGTTSAPKGVVHCHRGLYIVTVDSLIDWSVPKRPVYLWTLPMFHANGWSYPWGIAAAGGTNVCLRRFDAATIYAALATHRVTHMCGAPVVLNMLANAPDSARKPLPGTVRILTAGAPPPAAVLHRVEALGFSVGHGYGLTETGGMALSCAWKVEWDRLPAAERARLKARQGVRTLAMTDIDVIDRATGRSVRRDGATMGEIVLRGGYVMLGYLKDEEGTSRAVRPDGWFYTGDVGVMHSDGYVEIKDRSKDVIISGGENVSSVEVESVLYGHPAVNEAAVVARPDDYWGETTCAFVSMKEGVAAPPTEAEVIAWCRERMPHYMAPKTVVLKPELPKTSTGKVQKYLLREMAKAMGSPGPSRM, translated from the exons ATGGACCGGATGAAGCCCAACGCCGCCAACAGCTGCCCGCTGACTCCTCTGTGCTTCCTCGAGCGTACCGCCACCGTCTACGGTAATTGCCCCTCCGTCATCTATCGCCGCACCGTCTTCACCTGGTCTCAGACCCTCCGACGCTGCCTCCGCCTCGCCTCTTCCCTCTCCTCCCTCGGCATCTCCCGCGGCGACGTC GTCTCCGTGCTGGCCCCGAACGTGCCGGCCATGTACGAGATGCACTTCGGCGTCCCGATGAGCGGCGCCGTCCTCAACACCATCAACCTCCGCCTCGACGCCCGCACCATCTCCGTCCTCCTCCGCCACAGCGGCTCCAAGCTCATCTTCGTCGATCCCCAGTCCCTTCCCCTGCTCTACGACGCCCTCTGCCTCCTCCCCCACTCCCACCAACCCCCCCGTGTGGTCCCCATCGAGGACCCCTACGAAGAGAACGCCAATAGCTCCGTACTTTCAGCCGCCGTCGGTGGCCTCACCTATGAGAAATTGATCGAGATGGGCGACCCGGAGTTCAAGTGGGTCCGCCCAAAGAGCGAGTGGGACCCCATGGTCCTCAACTACACGTCCGGCACCACCTCCGCCCCTAAAGGCGTCGTCCACTGTCATCGCGGTCTCTACATCGTCACCGTCGACTCCCTCATCGACTGGTCCGTCCCCAAGCGCCCCGTCTATCTCTGGACCCTCCCCATGTTCCACGCCAACGGCTGGAGCTACCCCTGGGGCATCGCTGCGGCCGGCGGCACCAACGTCTGCCTCCGCCGCTTCGACGCCGCCACCATCTACGCCGCCCTCGCCACCCACCGCGTGACCCACATGTGCGGTGCCCCCGTGGTCCTCAACATGCTCGCCAACGCCCCGGACTCCGCCCGCAAGCCCCTACCCGGCACGGTCCGGATCCTCACAGCCGGCGCTCCGCCACCAGCAGCGGTGCTCCACCGAGTGGAGGCGCTCGGTTTCTCTGTTGGTCACGGGTACGGGCTCACCGAGACAGGCGGAATGGCGTTGTCCTGCGCGTGGAAGGTGGAGTGGGACCGGCTGCCGGCGGCGGAGCGGGCCAGACTCAAAGCGCGACAAGGGGTTCGAACTTTGGCCATGACGGATATCGACGTCATCGACAGAGCCACCGGGCGGAGCGTGAGGCGAGACGGTGCTACCATGGGAGAGATAGTTCTCCGCGGCGGGTATGTGATGCTCGGTTACTTAAAAGACGAAGAGGGGACTAGCCGGGCGGTGCGGCCGGACGGGTGGTTCTACACGGGTGACGTGGGGGTGATGCATTCAGACGGGTACGTGGAGATCAAGGACCGGTCCAAGGACGTGATCATAAGCGGCGGCGAGAATGTGAGCTCGGTGGAGGTGGAGTCGGTGCTGTATGGCCACCCGGCGGTGAACGAGGCGGCGGTGGTGGCGCGTCCGGACGACTACTGGGGGGAGACCACGTGCGCGTTTGTTAGCATGAAGGAAGGGGTGGCGGCGCCGCCGACGGAGGCGGAGGTGATTGCTTGGTGCCGCGAGAGGATGCCTCACTACATGGCGCCGAAGACGGTGGTGCTCAAGCCGGAACTTCCCAAGACATCAACGGGGAAGGTTCAGAAGTATCTTCTGAGGGAGATGGCCAAGGCCATGGGATCCCCCGGGCCGAGTCGGATGTAG
- the LOC105055423 gene encoding 2-methylpropanoate--CoA ligase CCL4 isoform X2: MDRMKPNTANSCPLTPLGFIERTATVYGDCPSVIYHRTVFTWSQTLRRCLRLASSLSSLGISRGDVVSVLAPNVPAMYEMHFGVPMSGAVLNTINLRLDARTISVLLRHSGSKLIFVDPLSLPLLHDALHLLPHSHQPPRVVPIEDPYEENANSSVLSAAGGGLTYEKLIEMGDPEFKWVRPKSDWDPMVLNYTSGTTSAPKGVVHCHRGLYIVTVDSLIDWSIPKRPVYLWTLPMFHANGWSYPWGIAAAGGTNVCLRRFDAATIYAALATHRVTHMCGAPVVLNMLANAPDSTRKPLPGTVQILTGGSPPPAAVLHRVEALGFSVGHGYGLTETGGMALSCTWKAEWDRLPAAERARLKSRQGVRTLAMTDIDVIDRATGQSVKRDGATMGEIVLRGGYVMLGYLKDEDGTSRAVRPDGWFYTGDVGVMHADGYVEIKDRSKDVIISGGENVSSVEVESVLYGHPAVNEVAVVARPDDYWGETTCAFVSMKEGVAAPPTEAEVIAWCRERMPHYMAPKTVVLKPELPKTSTGKVQKYLLREMAKAMGSPRPSRM; this comes from the exons ATGGACCGGATGAAGCCCAACACCGCCAACAGCTGCCCGCTGACTCCTCTGGGCTTCATCGAGCGTACCGCCACCGTCTACGGTGACTGCCCCTCCGTCATCTACCACCGGACTGTCTTCACCTGGTCTCAGACCCTCCGACGCTGCCTCCGCCtcgcctcctctctctcctccctcggCATCTCCCGCGGCGACGTC GTCTCCGTGCTGGCCCCGAACGTGCCGGCCATGTACGAGATGCACTTCGGCGTCCCGATGAGCGGCGCCGTCCTCAACACCATCAACCTCCGCCTCGACGCCCGCACCATCTCCGTCCTCCTCCGCCACAGCGGCTCCAAGCTCATCTTCGTCGATCCCCTGTCCCTTCCCCTGCTCCACGACGCGCTCCACCTCCTCCCCCACTCCCACCAACCCCCCCGGGTGGTCCCCATCGAGGACCCCTACGAAGAGAACGCCAATAGCTCAGTACTTTCCGCCGCCGGCGGTGGCCTCACCTATGAGAAATTGATCGAGATGGGCGACCCGGAGTTCAAGTGGGTCCGCCCCAAGAGCGACTGGGACCCCATGGTCCTCAACTACACGTCCGGCACCACCTCCGCCCCTAAAGGCGTCGTCCACTGCCATCGCGGCCTCTACATCGTCACCGTCGACTCCCTCATCGACTGGTCCATCCCCAAGCGCCCGGTCTATCTCTGGACCCTCCCCATGTTCCACGCCAACGGCTGGAGCTACCCCTGGGGCATCGCCGCGGCCGGCGGCACCAACGTCTGCCTCCGCCGCTTCGACGCCGCCACCATCTACGCCGCCCTCGCCACCCACCGCGTGACCCACATGTGCGGCGCCCCCGTGGTCCTCAACATGCTCGCCAACGCCCCGGACTCCACCCGCAAGCCCCTACCCGGCACGGTCCAGATCCTCACCGGGGGCTCTCCACCACCAGCGGCGGTGCTCCACCGAGTGGAGGCACTCGGCTTCTCTGTTGGCCACGGGTACGGGCTGACCGAGACAGGAGGAATGGCGCTGTCCTGCACGTGGAAGGCGGAGTGGGACCGGCTGCCCGCGGCGGAGCGGGCCAGACTCAAATCGCGACAAGGGGTTCGAACTTTGGCCATGACGGATATCGACGTCATCGACAGAGCCACCGGCCAGAGCGTCAAGCGAGACGGTGCCACCATGGGAGAGATAGTCCTCCGCGGCGGGTATGTGATGCTCGGTTACTTAAAAGACGAAGACGGGACTAGCCGGGCGGTGCGGCCGGACGGCTGGTTCTACACCGGCGACGTGGGCGTTATGCATGCGGACGGGTACGTGGAGATCAAGGACCGGTCCAAGGACGTGATCATAAGCGGCGGCGAGAATGTGAGCTCGGTGGAGGTGGAGTCGGTGCTGTATGGCCACCCGGCGGTGAACGAGGTGGCGGTGGTGGCGCGTCCGGACGACTACTGGGGGGAGACCACCTGCGCGTTTGTTAGCATGAAGGAAGGGGTGGCGGCGCCGCCGACGGAGGCGGAAGTGATTGCATGGTGCCGAGAGAGGATGCCTCACTACATGGCGCCGAAGACGGTGGTGCTCAAGCCGGAACTTCCCAAGACATCAACGGGGAAGGTTCAGAAGTATCTTCTGAGGGAGATGGCCAAGGCGATGGGATCCCCTCGGCCGAGTCGGATGTAG
- the LOC105055425 gene encoding 2-methylpropanoate--CoA ligase CCL4 isoform X2: MASIRSHSHPEVSVLAPNVPAMYEMHFGVPMSGAVLNTINLRLDARTISVLLRHSGSKLIFVDPQSLPLLYDALCLLPHSHQPPRVVPIEDPYEENANSSVLSAAVGGLTYEKLIEMGDPEFKWVRPKSEWDPMVLNYTSGTTSAPKGVVHCHRGLYIVTVDSLIDWSVPKRPVYLWTLPMFHANGWSYPWGIAAAGGTNVCLRRFDAATIYAALATHRVTHMCGAPVVLNMLANAPDSARKPLPGTVRILTAGAPPPAAVLHRVEALGFSVGHGYGLTETGGMALSCAWKVEWDRLPAAERARLKARQGVRTLAMTDIDVIDRATGRSVRRDGATMGEIVLRGGYVMLGYLKDEEGTSRAVRPDGWFYTGDVGVMHSDGYVEIKDRSKDVIISGGENVSSVEVESVLYGHPAVNEAAVVARPDDYWGETTCAFVSMKEGVAAPPTEAEVIAWCRERMPHYMAPKTVVLKPELPKTSTGKVQKYLLREMAKAMGSPGPSRM, from the exons ATGGCCTCCATCCGATCCCATTCCCATCCAGAG GTCTCCGTGCTGGCCCCGAACGTGCCGGCCATGTACGAGATGCACTTCGGCGTCCCGATGAGCGGCGCCGTCCTCAACACCATCAACCTCCGCCTCGACGCCCGCACCATCTCCGTCCTCCTCCGCCACAGCGGCTCCAAGCTCATCTTCGTCGATCCCCAGTCCCTTCCCCTGCTCTACGACGCCCTCTGCCTCCTCCCCCACTCCCACCAACCCCCCCGTGTGGTCCCCATCGAGGACCCCTACGAAGAGAACGCCAATAGCTCCGTACTTTCAGCCGCCGTCGGTGGCCTCACCTATGAGAAATTGATCGAGATGGGCGACCCGGAGTTCAAGTGGGTCCGCCCAAAGAGCGAGTGGGACCCCATGGTCCTCAACTACACGTCCGGCACCACCTCCGCCCCTAAAGGCGTCGTCCACTGTCATCGCGGTCTCTACATCGTCACCGTCGACTCCCTCATCGACTGGTCCGTCCCCAAGCGCCCCGTCTATCTCTGGACCCTCCCCATGTTCCACGCCAACGGCTGGAGCTACCCCTGGGGCATCGCTGCGGCCGGCGGCACCAACGTCTGCCTCCGCCGCTTCGACGCCGCCACCATCTACGCCGCCCTCGCCACCCACCGCGTGACCCACATGTGCGGTGCCCCCGTGGTCCTCAACATGCTCGCCAACGCCCCGGACTCCGCCCGCAAGCCCCTACCCGGCACGGTCCGGATCCTCACAGCCGGCGCTCCGCCACCAGCAGCGGTGCTCCACCGAGTGGAGGCGCTCGGTTTCTCTGTTGGTCACGGGTACGGGCTCACCGAGACAGGCGGAATGGCGTTGTCCTGCGCGTGGAAGGTGGAGTGGGACCGGCTGCCGGCGGCGGAGCGGGCCAGACTCAAAGCGCGACAAGGGGTTCGAACTTTGGCCATGACGGATATCGACGTCATCGACAGAGCCACCGGGCGGAGCGTGAGGCGAGACGGTGCTACCATGGGAGAGATAGTTCTCCGCGGCGGGTATGTGATGCTCGGTTACTTAAAAGACGAAGAGGGGACTAGCCGGGCGGTGCGGCCGGACGGGTGGTTCTACACGGGTGACGTGGGGGTGATGCATTCAGACGGGTACGTGGAGATCAAGGACCGGTCCAAGGACGTGATCATAAGCGGCGGCGAGAATGTGAGCTCGGTGGAGGTGGAGTCGGTGCTGTATGGCCACCCGGCGGTGAACGAGGCGGCGGTGGTGGCGCGTCCGGACGACTACTGGGGGGAGACCACGTGCGCGTTTGTTAGCATGAAGGAAGGGGTGGCGGCGCCGCCGACGGAGGCGGAGGTGATTGCTTGGTGCCGCGAGAGGATGCCTCACTACATGGCGCCGAAGACGGTGGTGCTCAAGCCGGAACTTCCCAAGACATCAACGGGGAAGGTTCAGAAGTATCTTCTGAGGGAGATGGCCAAGGCCATGGGATCCCCCGGGCCGAGTCGGATGTAG
- the LOC105055425 gene encoding 2-methylpropanoate--CoA ligase CCL4 isoform X3, giving the protein MYEMHFGVPMSGAVLNTINLRLDARTISVLLRHSGSKLIFVDPQSLPLLYDALCLLPHSHQPPRVVPIEDPYEENANSSVLSAAVGGLTYEKLIEMGDPEFKWVRPKSEWDPMVLNYTSGTTSAPKGVVHCHRGLYIVTVDSLIDWSVPKRPVYLWTLPMFHANGWSYPWGIAAAGGTNVCLRRFDAATIYAALATHRVTHMCGAPVVLNMLANAPDSARKPLPGTVRILTAGAPPPAAVLHRVEALGFSVGHGYGLTETGGMALSCAWKVEWDRLPAAERARLKARQGVRTLAMTDIDVIDRATGRSVRRDGATMGEIVLRGGYVMLGYLKDEEGTSRAVRPDGWFYTGDVGVMHSDGYVEIKDRSKDVIISGGENVSSVEVESVLYGHPAVNEAAVVARPDDYWGETTCAFVSMKEGVAAPPTEAEVIAWCRERMPHYMAPKTVVLKPELPKTSTGKVQKYLLREMAKAMGSPGPSRM; this is encoded by the coding sequence ATGTACGAGATGCACTTCGGCGTCCCGATGAGCGGCGCCGTCCTCAACACCATCAACCTCCGCCTCGACGCCCGCACCATCTCCGTCCTCCTCCGCCACAGCGGCTCCAAGCTCATCTTCGTCGATCCCCAGTCCCTTCCCCTGCTCTACGACGCCCTCTGCCTCCTCCCCCACTCCCACCAACCCCCCCGTGTGGTCCCCATCGAGGACCCCTACGAAGAGAACGCCAATAGCTCCGTACTTTCAGCCGCCGTCGGTGGCCTCACCTATGAGAAATTGATCGAGATGGGCGACCCGGAGTTCAAGTGGGTCCGCCCAAAGAGCGAGTGGGACCCCATGGTCCTCAACTACACGTCCGGCACCACCTCCGCCCCTAAAGGCGTCGTCCACTGTCATCGCGGTCTCTACATCGTCACCGTCGACTCCCTCATCGACTGGTCCGTCCCCAAGCGCCCCGTCTATCTCTGGACCCTCCCCATGTTCCACGCCAACGGCTGGAGCTACCCCTGGGGCATCGCTGCGGCCGGCGGCACCAACGTCTGCCTCCGCCGCTTCGACGCCGCCACCATCTACGCCGCCCTCGCCACCCACCGCGTGACCCACATGTGCGGTGCCCCCGTGGTCCTCAACATGCTCGCCAACGCCCCGGACTCCGCCCGCAAGCCCCTACCCGGCACGGTCCGGATCCTCACAGCCGGCGCTCCGCCACCAGCAGCGGTGCTCCACCGAGTGGAGGCGCTCGGTTTCTCTGTTGGTCACGGGTACGGGCTCACCGAGACAGGCGGAATGGCGTTGTCCTGCGCGTGGAAGGTGGAGTGGGACCGGCTGCCGGCGGCGGAGCGGGCCAGACTCAAAGCGCGACAAGGGGTTCGAACTTTGGCCATGACGGATATCGACGTCATCGACAGAGCCACCGGGCGGAGCGTGAGGCGAGACGGTGCTACCATGGGAGAGATAGTTCTCCGCGGCGGGTATGTGATGCTCGGTTACTTAAAAGACGAAGAGGGGACTAGCCGGGCGGTGCGGCCGGACGGGTGGTTCTACACGGGTGACGTGGGGGTGATGCATTCAGACGGGTACGTGGAGATCAAGGACCGGTCCAAGGACGTGATCATAAGCGGCGGCGAGAATGTGAGCTCGGTGGAGGTGGAGTCGGTGCTGTATGGCCACCCGGCGGTGAACGAGGCGGCGGTGGTGGCGCGTCCGGACGACTACTGGGGGGAGACCACGTGCGCGTTTGTTAGCATGAAGGAAGGGGTGGCGGCGCCGCCGACGGAGGCGGAGGTGATTGCTTGGTGCCGCGAGAGGATGCCTCACTACATGGCGCCGAAGACGGTGGTGCTCAAGCCGGAACTTCCCAAGACATCAACGGGGAAGGTTCAGAAGTATCTTCTGAGGGAGATGGCCAAGGCCATGGGATCCCCCGGGCCGAGTCGGATGTAG